A window from Camelus dromedarius isolate mCamDro1 chromosome 9, mCamDro1.pat, whole genome shotgun sequence encodes these proteins:
- the BSPH1 gene encoding binder of sperm protein homolog 1, which yields MVLPVVLLLVWVCWLHNVAGLQLGETITHLPEVKDGKCFFPFHHRDGIFYDCVKFKSKHKWCSLNETYQGYWKYCSEEDFAKCVFPFWYRHLIYWECTDDGDAFGKTWCSLTQNYNKDKIWKYCD from the exons ATGGTGCTGCCCGTGGTGCTTCTGTTGGTTTGGGTCTGCTGGCTTCACAACGTGGCTGGTCTCCAACTTGGAG aaactaTCACTCACCTTCCAGAAGTCAAAG ATGGCAAGTGTTTCTTTCCATTCCACCACAGAGATGGAATCTTCTATGACTGTGTCAAGTTCAAGTCAAAACACAAGTGGTGCTCCTTGAATGAAACGTATCAAGGATACTGGAAATATTGTTCTGAAGAAG ACTTTGCAAAATGTGTGTTTCCCTTCTGGTACAGACACCTGATATACTGGGAATGTACTGATGATGGGGATGCGTTTGGGAAAACATGGTGTTCACTGACCCAGAATTATAACAAGGATAAGATTTGGAAATACTGTGACTGA